In Haladaptatus sp. QDMS2, a single window of DNA contains:
- a CDS encoding helix-turn-helix domain-containing protein, with translation MPVHLESHVPELNLKPGTTKSDIVQFLYENPEWGYTPKDVTDELDIPRGTATTTLKRLYDTDYVGKTSDGYYHALSDRTDIQRYLSNLDQLYRMFGHHRSDTTPEEPTRKIGEGRTDEDLDAELAELETNLE, from the coding sequence ATGCCGGTTCATCTCGAATCACACGTTCCGGAACTCAATCTCAAACCCGGAACCACCAAATCCGACATCGTACAATTCCTGTACGAGAACCCGGAATGGGGATACACTCCAAAGGACGTTACAGACGAACTCGATATCCCTCGAGGCACCGCAACCACCACGCTCAAACGCCTCTATGACACCGACTACGTCGGTAAAACCAGTGACGGGTACTACCACGCTCTCAGCGACCGAACAGACATCCAGCGATATCTCTCAAACCTCGACCAGCTCTACCGCATGTTCGGACACCACCGATCCGACACCACTCCTGAGGAACCTACGCGTAAAATCGGGGAGGGGAGAACCGACGAAGATCTTGATGCAGAACTCGCGGAACTCGAAACTAACTTAGAGTGA
- a CDS encoding ribbon-helix-helix domain-containing protein: MSGAKTSTGDDGPETVQINLRLTQAFLDDIDATWEEQGFNSRSEFLRYAARDAVKHPEFSREGWKQIAASEHGLRTGEEGLVSREEVIAMMDNDSDGE; the protein is encoded by the coding sequence ATGTCTGGTGCCAAAACTTCGACCGGGGACGACGGGCCGGAGACCGTTCAGATCAACCTTCGGCTTACACAAGCATTCCTCGATGACATCGACGCAACGTGGGAAGAACAGGGCTTCAACTCGCGCAGCGAATTCCTCCGCTATGCGGCCCGAGACGCTGTCAAGCACCCCGAGTTCTCGCGTGAGGGCTGGAAGCAGATTGCAGCCAGCGAGCACGGACTTCGTACCGGTGAGGAGGGACTCGTGTCCCGGGAGGAAGTTATCGCGATGATGGACAACGACTCGGATGGCGAGTGA
- a CDS encoding sugar-specific transcriptional regulator TrmB has protein sequence MTEFDPAPNVDDTERRWQTGTDTFGRVYDVLLGITSPTKYTDIAELADCSPNAAKKHLERLAEMGIARANTESRPATYERNDGYLEWQEASRIAADLTIEAIIARVEALETKRAEYEAQFETTDPTTVNVFDHDSHDTIHERMTAISEWQGVIRNIRLYELARQLSQNDGHLIRA, from the coding sequence ATGACCGAGTTCGACCCGGCTCCCAATGTCGACGATACCGAGCGTCGATGGCAGACTGGAACGGACACGTTTGGCCGTGTCTACGACGTGCTCCTCGGGATTACATCCCCGACGAAGTACACCGACATCGCTGAACTCGCAGACTGCTCGCCGAACGCCGCAAAAAAGCACCTCGAACGCTTAGCAGAGATGGGCATCGCCCGCGCTAACACAGAGAGCCGCCCGGCAACCTACGAGCGAAACGACGGCTACCTCGAATGGCAAGAGGCCAGTCGAATCGCAGCCGACCTCACTATCGAAGCGATCATCGCTCGCGTAGAAGCACTCGAAACGAAGCGTGCGGAGTACGAAGCCCAGTTCGAGACGACAGACCCCACAACCGTCAACGTATTTGACCACGATAGCCACGACACCATCCACGAACGGATGACCGCAATCAGCGAGTGGCAGGGCGTGATTCGCAACATCCGGCTGTACGAACTCGCTCGCCAGCTCTCCCAGAACGACGGGCACCTGATTCGCGCCTAA